The following proteins are encoded in a genomic region of Anabas testudineus chromosome 13, fAnaTes1.2, whole genome shotgun sequence:
- the rnf168 gene encoding E3 ubiquitin-protein ligase rnf168 — MGPVSDREGRAGPLSLDDCRCPVCLEIFMEPVTLPCSHTFCKSCFLESVDKATLCCPMCRKRVSTWARQNSRNNTLVNQKLWSQIQTCFPLQCQRRLSGQEAEDDAAAVSVCFPRVSEPGELRQEYEDQITKLTEEKRVLDEEERKASEEYIQRLLAEEQDLLQQETKRREEDARLARLLSVQLNSATASQEILCPADVAPSKKKKEFGSGQIDRFLCPLPSKTSSSYFNKENIVFSQMERPLPKLNYYEPELLPLQPEDQTLGNQLITDGQPSSSKRKSSERAEEEEVGFTKRGYPAFSLEVGGVALQEEFQWEEELLSRQQQQQQQEEEDRRLALLLQKELDEEEKRRCTDRRKGSTDAYPLRQNRGGRVEASTPSRASRKTTKTSTSSPSSAAASKITKTSTASSSPSSSSKQTTLTELFSNLSS; from the exons atgggCCCAGTGTCTGACAGGGAGGGGAGAGCAGGCCCCCTGTCTCTGGATGACTGTCGCTGTCCCGTCTGTCTGGAGATCTTCATGGAGCCTGTTACTTTGCCCTGTTCACACACCTTTTGCAAG AGCTGTTTCCTGGAGTCAGTGGACAAGGCTACTCTGTGCTGTCCCATGTGCAGGAAGAGAGTTTCCACCTGGGCCCGGCAAAACAGCAGGAACAACACTCTggtcaatcagaagctgtggAGCCAGATCCAGACCTGTTTCCCTCTGCAGTGTCAGCGCCGACTGAGTGGACAGGAAGCTGAGGATGACGCAGCAGCAG tgtctgtgtgttttcccagAGTCAGTGAGCCTGGGGAGCTCAGGCAGGAGTATGAAGACCAGATCACTAAA CTGACAGAGGAGAAGCGAGTGCTGGACGAGGAGGAAAGAAAGGCCAGTGAGGAGTACATCCAGAGACTGTTGGCTGAGGAGCAGgacctgctgcagcaggagacaaaaaggagagaagaagatgcAAGGCTGGCCCGGCTGCTCAGCGTCCAGCTG AACTCTGCTACAGCCTCTCAGGAAATTCTCTGTCCTGCTGATGTTGCTCCttccaagaagaagaaggaattTGGATCCGGACAGATTGACAG gtTCTTGTGTCCTCTTCCATCTAAAACCAGCTCATCGTACTTCAACAAG GAGAACATCGTCTTTTCTCAGATGGAGCGACCCCTCCCTAAACTGAATTATTACGAACCTGAGCTTCTTCCCCTCCAGCCAGAGGATCAGACTCTCGGGAACCAGCTGATCACAGATGGACAACCTTCATCGTCCAAGAGGAAGAGCTCGGAGCgggctgaggaggaagaagtgggGTTCACCAAGCGAGGGTATCCGGCCTTCTCTCtggaggtggggggggtggCCCTGCAGGAGGAATTCCAGTgggaggaggagctgctgagcagacagcagcagcagcagcagcaggaggaggaggaccgTCGCCTTGCTCTGCTCCTGCAGAAGGAgctggatgaggaggagaaacgGAGGTGCACAGACAGACGCAAAGGGTCCACCGATGCCTACCCTCTCCGCCAGAACCGAGGGGGCAGAGTGGAGGCTAGCACCCCTAGCAGAGCTTCCAGGAAGACCACAAAGACTTCCACCTCTTCACCTTCCTCTGCTGCAGCGTCAAAGATTACAAAAACCTCCACTgcctcctcttccccctcctcctctagCAAACAGACCACACTGACTGAGCTGTTCTCCAACCTGAGCAGCTGA
- the LOC113174453 gene encoding oocyte zinc finger protein XlCOF6-like isoform X1, translated as MASMETFCSQTELIMEVAVESVASVLTQRPGEMGADSGDRTMNLSAVLHVMSTEVVRKICCVFKELFTSLEKETEALRNKVKHLESELKSAKSIRTQTVHETKPSDGPSLLEPAVLTTTIGSTRPQHQQVPAHSQLPHGLATAQSRPGPKVQPEKLDEPRTQVLGETIQTEVLERISISTNVITFPVVSDQPIGETTGVPVNGSEDALTTEDTKMENVHKKPENPLGLSEEEQKEVERRRRRELYKEKRFFCELCNKGFHQQHQLRKHMSSHLKPFPCSSCDKGFYKAKTLQKHQLSHRVREAQEGDPDKMLCCDQCDRKFRLLRQLRVHQASHRLELTPLKCHACDRTFTSSSALRYHEVSHAKVKPFMCDVCGKSFTRKKNLREHQTIHTGARPYSCQTCDKSFSTASNLRVHKRSHSEERPFKCSECDKAFKCKMGLLQHRVVHSGEKPFMCQTCGLSFGLKYNFQRHLRLHNGEKPFRCDKCGEGFTGTWALKTHMLVHGVEKPFMCDLCGKTFFYNCQLQKHQQLVHDRRDGEKAGVIVRGVTRRRRMSGVKPFSCKICLKSFSSSSTLRTHEKSHAENKEFTCDTCGKSFHLRHLYLYHLRQHSGDRPFVCSTCQKGFMLSSQLKQHQLLHTGIKPHRCEQCGKEFRTPQNYHRHLLVHTGEKPYECQMCSRKFRQSNQLKSHMQIHTGIKLYSCHRCSQGFSDSRQLKKHQCGDTGRNAFESSSRQRKHRNDLPWTEEFTQ; from the exons ATGGCGTCGATGGAAACTTTCTGCTCTCAGACGGAGCTGATTATGGAGGTGGCGGTGGAGTCGGTGGCTTCCGTGCTCACACAGAGGCCCGGGGAGATGGGGGCAGACAGCGGGGACAGGACG ATGAATCTCAGCGCGGTCCTTCATGTCATGTCCACAGAGGTTGTTCGTAaaatctgctgtgttttcaaagAGCTCTTCACGagtttagagaaagaaaccgAAGCTTTGAGGAACAAAGTCAAACATCTGGAGTCCGAACTAAAGTCAGCCAAAAGTATCCGGACTCAGACAGTCCATGAAACCAAACCTTCCG ATGGACCCTCTCTGCTGGAACCTGCAGTTCTCACCACAACTATCGGCTCCACCAGACCCCAACACCAACAAGTCCCAGCTCACAGCCAGCTGCCCCATGGACTGGCCACGGCTCAGAGCAGACCTGGCCCTAAGGTGCAGCCGGAGAAACTGGATGAGCCCAGGACCCAGGTTCTCGGGGAAACAATACAGACAGAGGTTTTAGAAAGGATCTCGATTTCcacaaatgtaattacatttcctGTGGTGAGTGATCAGCCAATCGGTGAGACTACAGGTGTACCGGTGAATGGCAGTGAAGACGCGCTCACAACTGAAGAT AcgaaaatggaaaatgttcaCAAGAAGCCTGAGAATCCACTAG GACTGagtgaggaggagcagaaggaggtggagaggaggcGGCGAAGGGAGCTGTACAAAGAAAAGAGGTTTTTCTGTGAACTCTGTAACAAAGGTTTCCATCAGCAGCACCAGCTGAGGAAACACATGTCCAGCCACCTCAAACCATTCCCCTGCAGCTCTTGTGATAAAGGTTTCTACAAGGCCAAGACCCTGCAGAAACACCAGCTCAGCCACAGGGTGAGGGAGGCCCAGGAGGGCGACCCAGACAAGATGCTGTGTTGTGACCAGTGTGACAGGAAGTTTAGGCTGCTGCGTCAGCTCCGAGTCCACCAGGCATCTCACCGACTGGAGCTGACACCACTAAAGTGCCACGCCTGTGACCGCACATTCACCTCCTCCAGTGCGCTCCGTTACCATGAGGTGTCGCATGCCAAAGTCAAGCCCTTCATGTGCGACGTTTGTGGGAAAAGTTTTACCAGGAAGAAGAACCTCAGAGAGCACCAGACGATCCACACGGGTGCCCGGCCGTACTCTTGCCAGACCTGCGACAAGAGCTTCTCTACAGCGAGCAACCTGCGAGTCCACAAGAGATCGCACTCTGAGGAGCGGCCATTCAAATGTAGCGAGTGCGACAAGGCCTTTAAGTGTAAGATGGGCCTGCTGCAGCACCGGGTAGTCCACTCTGGGGAAAAACCCTTTATGTGCCAGACGTGTGGACTCAGTTTTGGACTCAAATACAACTTCCAGAGACACCTTCGGCTCCACAATGGAGAGAAACCCTTCAG GTGTGATAAATGTGGGGAGGGGTTCACAGGTACCTGGGCTCTGAAGACGCACATGTTGGTTCATGGTGTAGAGAAACCATtcatgtgtgatttgtgtgGAAAGACATTTTTCTACAACTGTCAGCTGCAGAAACACCAGCAGCTGGTCCATGACCGTAGAGACGGAGAGAAGGCTGGAGTGATCGTTCGAGGGGTGACAAGGAGACGAAGGATGAGTGGAGTCAAACCATTCAGCTGTAAAATCTGTCTAAAgagcttcagcagcagctccacgCTGAGGACACACGAGAAGAGCCACGCTGAGAACAAAGAGTTCACCTGCGACACCTGCGGGAAGTCCTTCCACCTGCGACACCTGTACCTGTACCACCTAAGGCAGCACAGCGGTGACCGGCCGTTTGTCTGCAGCACCTGTCAGAAAGGATTCATGCTGTCATCGCAGCTGAAGCAGCACCAGCTGCTGCACACTGGGATCAAACCTCACAGGTGTGAGCAGTGTGGAAAAGAGTTCAGGACTCCACAAAACTACCACCGCCATCTGCTGGTGCACACTGGTGAGAAGCCCTATGAGTGTCAGATGTGCAGCAGGAAGTTCAGGCAGTCCAACCAGCTCAAGTCCCACATGCAGATCCACACCGGCATCAAGCTGTACTCCTGTCACCGCTGTAGCCAGGGCTTCTCTGACTCCCGGCAGCTGAAGAAACACCAGTGTGGAGACACTGGTCGGAATGCGTTTGAGTCTAGTAGCAGACAGCGAAAACACAGGAACGATTTACCCTGGACAGAAGAATTCACACAGTAA
- the LOC113174453 gene encoding oocyte zinc finger protein XlCOF6-like isoform X2, translating into MASMETFCSQTELIMEVAVESVASVLTQRPGEMGADSGDRTMNLSAVLHVMSTEVVRKICCVFKELFTSLEKETEALRNKVKHLESELKSAKSIRTQTVHETKPSVLTTTIGSTRPQHQQVPAHSQLPHGLATAQSRPGPKVQPEKLDEPRTQVLGETIQTEVLERISISTNVITFPVVSDQPIGETTGVPVNGSEDALTTEDTKMENVHKKPENPLGLSEEEQKEVERRRRRELYKEKRFFCELCNKGFHQQHQLRKHMSSHLKPFPCSSCDKGFYKAKTLQKHQLSHRVREAQEGDPDKMLCCDQCDRKFRLLRQLRVHQASHRLELTPLKCHACDRTFTSSSALRYHEVSHAKVKPFMCDVCGKSFTRKKNLREHQTIHTGARPYSCQTCDKSFSTASNLRVHKRSHSEERPFKCSECDKAFKCKMGLLQHRVVHSGEKPFMCQTCGLSFGLKYNFQRHLRLHNGEKPFRCDKCGEGFTGTWALKTHMLVHGVEKPFMCDLCGKTFFYNCQLQKHQQLVHDRRDGEKAGVIVRGVTRRRRMSGVKPFSCKICLKSFSSSSTLRTHEKSHAENKEFTCDTCGKSFHLRHLYLYHLRQHSGDRPFVCSTCQKGFMLSSQLKQHQLLHTGIKPHRCEQCGKEFRTPQNYHRHLLVHTGEKPYECQMCSRKFRQSNQLKSHMQIHTGIKLYSCHRCSQGFSDSRQLKKHQCGDTGRNAFESSSRQRKHRNDLPWTEEFTQ; encoded by the exons ATGGCGTCGATGGAAACTTTCTGCTCTCAGACGGAGCTGATTATGGAGGTGGCGGTGGAGTCGGTGGCTTCCGTGCTCACACAGAGGCCCGGGGAGATGGGGGCAGACAGCGGGGACAGGACG ATGAATCTCAGCGCGGTCCTTCATGTCATGTCCACAGAGGTTGTTCGTAaaatctgctgtgttttcaaagAGCTCTTCACGagtttagagaaagaaaccgAAGCTTTGAGGAACAAAGTCAAACATCTGGAGTCCGAACTAAAGTCAGCCAAAAGTATCCGGACTCAGACAGTCCATGAAACCAAACCTTCCG TTCTCACCACAACTATCGGCTCCACCAGACCCCAACACCAACAAGTCCCAGCTCACAGCCAGCTGCCCCATGGACTGGCCACGGCTCAGAGCAGACCTGGCCCTAAGGTGCAGCCGGAGAAACTGGATGAGCCCAGGACCCAGGTTCTCGGGGAAACAATACAGACAGAGGTTTTAGAAAGGATCTCGATTTCcacaaatgtaattacatttcctGTGGTGAGTGATCAGCCAATCGGTGAGACTACAGGTGTACCGGTGAATGGCAGTGAAGACGCGCTCACAACTGAAGAT AcgaaaatggaaaatgttcaCAAGAAGCCTGAGAATCCACTAG GACTGagtgaggaggagcagaaggaggtggagaggaggcGGCGAAGGGAGCTGTACAAAGAAAAGAGGTTTTTCTGTGAACTCTGTAACAAAGGTTTCCATCAGCAGCACCAGCTGAGGAAACACATGTCCAGCCACCTCAAACCATTCCCCTGCAGCTCTTGTGATAAAGGTTTCTACAAGGCCAAGACCCTGCAGAAACACCAGCTCAGCCACAGGGTGAGGGAGGCCCAGGAGGGCGACCCAGACAAGATGCTGTGTTGTGACCAGTGTGACAGGAAGTTTAGGCTGCTGCGTCAGCTCCGAGTCCACCAGGCATCTCACCGACTGGAGCTGACACCACTAAAGTGCCACGCCTGTGACCGCACATTCACCTCCTCCAGTGCGCTCCGTTACCATGAGGTGTCGCATGCCAAAGTCAAGCCCTTCATGTGCGACGTTTGTGGGAAAAGTTTTACCAGGAAGAAGAACCTCAGAGAGCACCAGACGATCCACACGGGTGCCCGGCCGTACTCTTGCCAGACCTGCGACAAGAGCTTCTCTACAGCGAGCAACCTGCGAGTCCACAAGAGATCGCACTCTGAGGAGCGGCCATTCAAATGTAGCGAGTGCGACAAGGCCTTTAAGTGTAAGATGGGCCTGCTGCAGCACCGGGTAGTCCACTCTGGGGAAAAACCCTTTATGTGCCAGACGTGTGGACTCAGTTTTGGACTCAAATACAACTTCCAGAGACACCTTCGGCTCCACAATGGAGAGAAACCCTTCAG GTGTGATAAATGTGGGGAGGGGTTCACAGGTACCTGGGCTCTGAAGACGCACATGTTGGTTCATGGTGTAGAGAAACCATtcatgtgtgatttgtgtgGAAAGACATTTTTCTACAACTGTCAGCTGCAGAAACACCAGCAGCTGGTCCATGACCGTAGAGACGGAGAGAAGGCTGGAGTGATCGTTCGAGGGGTGACAAGGAGACGAAGGATGAGTGGAGTCAAACCATTCAGCTGTAAAATCTGTCTAAAgagcttcagcagcagctccacgCTGAGGACACACGAGAAGAGCCACGCTGAGAACAAAGAGTTCACCTGCGACACCTGCGGGAAGTCCTTCCACCTGCGACACCTGTACCTGTACCACCTAAGGCAGCACAGCGGTGACCGGCCGTTTGTCTGCAGCACCTGTCAGAAAGGATTCATGCTGTCATCGCAGCTGAAGCAGCACCAGCTGCTGCACACTGGGATCAAACCTCACAGGTGTGAGCAGTGTGGAAAAGAGTTCAGGACTCCACAAAACTACCACCGCCATCTGCTGGTGCACACTGGTGAGAAGCCCTATGAGTGTCAGATGTGCAGCAGGAAGTTCAGGCAGTCCAACCAGCTCAAGTCCCACATGCAGATCCACACCGGCATCAAGCTGTACTCCTGTCACCGCTGTAGCCAGGGCTTCTCTGACTCCCGGCAGCTGAAGAAACACCAGTGTGGAGACACTGGTCGGAATGCGTTTGAGTCTAGTAGCAGACAGCGAAAACACAGGAACGATTTACCCTGGACAGAAGAATTCACACAGTAA